One region of Opitutaceae bacterium genomic DNA includes:
- a CDS encoding TonB-dependent receptor has translation MVISPLVGRAAKQDRKAFDVPAGAAEQTLKKFSQQSGLQVVFAPDATDGVRTTALKGEFTPMEAVNRLLAGTDLGVIMDEKTDVLSIVRLDKPEGAGPNVQRAAQQSRSVRPDEGPGRSGVVGRDDVVKLSPFEVTESNNGYLATNTMSGTRLNSSLEDLGSSISVVTKQQMSDFAMLDINDIFAYEAGAEGVGTYTAFEINRNGQMNDNVQSDRESSNRLRGIGAANISRSGFATSGRVPVDPIDIDAVEISRGPNSSIFGLGEGSGTVNMVAASANLNREISQAQVRFDNTGGWRTSFDLNRTLIPGKLAARVSGVYQHDEDVQKPSSFNTRRMNAMIRIQPFKSTTLRASFQSYFADGARGTAVTPRDGVTYWREMGSPTWDPVTQTATVNGVSTTYSGTTNPPGLANLNRAGPIMFVDDGGIQLWQIGRMPAATATNGAGSITGVNRMLESFAEPIRDGRPLFSILRGVSDPSVYDYAHVNLASANYQRERTDTSTVEFEQFILNTGRNTLAFQFAWQREESDRLRKTIVNTTSGVGQSFLLRVDPNSRLLDGRPNPFFLKPYFGAVEPVYNETPFEQDSYRGQLAYVLDLTREKSKWLRFLGRQQLLGYYEERKSKNRVYNFRDVMISDNPIYAPAGQTKGNALTANGYGPSSQATRPYFHYYVGDANGQNADYGPSRTTYGIYDFTWYNPQTKQWVTDQATFGQSAVAEGSAGENANSTVNLIQTKGAILQSSFFGNRLVTTFGLRSDQSGNKRQDRVQLLPNGYEYDYARMSGWRGDWAIRNGDTTTKGGVIRPFRDWGFIENARSGTGWKAGVASVLQGLSFFYNRSDSFRPAAPAISIKQNELPNPSSIGQDYGITVSFGGKFSLRVNHYTTDNINSRAGQGALMANRLMTTDFQGFAAIADTFALHRQAVNWLTQLNPSMTLEAAEAEAYRIQQLSPDVEAAWRSNTVADTTNIFAKGEEYELNFNPSSFWTLRANVTRTVSIDGAQSPDNFDWLNQRMPVWETIVDPRSGKKWLDTSYAGEFPSTGTRTPRDYILSNILTQLRIDGATAGTARPQIREWRFNVATSYRLAGLTDHRVLKNLTVGGGVRWESKGAIGYYGIPIDGNIEVAESLDPTRPIWDKAHAYFDAFLTYRTKLFNGKVPVRFQLNVRNIQESKVRLQAVGAYPNGEAHTFRIVNPRTFVFTTTFDL, from the coding sequence CGGTGTGCGCACCACTGCCTTGAAAGGTGAATTTACCCCCATGGAGGCGGTGAACCGATTACTGGCGGGCACGGACCTGGGCGTGATCATGGATGAGAAGACGGATGTGCTTTCGATTGTCCGTCTGGACAAGCCGGAGGGCGCCGGCCCAAACGTGCAAAGGGCGGCGCAACAGAGCAGAAGCGTCCGCCCCGATGAAGGTCCAGGCCGGAGCGGAGTCGTCGGTCGGGACGATGTCGTCAAGCTCAGTCCGTTCGAGGTGACAGAGTCGAACAACGGCTATTTGGCGACGAACACGATGTCGGGTACCCGGCTCAACAGCAGTCTGGAGGATCTTGGCTCGTCGATTTCCGTGGTCACGAAGCAGCAGATGTCGGATTTCGCGATGCTCGATATCAACGACATCTTCGCCTACGAGGCAGGCGCCGAGGGAGTGGGAACCTACACCGCATTCGAGATCAACCGCAACGGCCAGATGAATGACAACGTGCAATCCGATCGGGAGTCATCCAATCGTCTTCGCGGCATCGGCGCGGCAAACATCTCGCGCTCCGGTTTCGCCACCAGCGGCCGCGTCCCCGTCGATCCGATCGACATTGATGCCGTCGAAATCAGCCGCGGCCCCAATTCGAGCATCTTCGGCCTCGGCGAGGGATCCGGCACCGTCAACATGGTGGCAGCATCGGCCAACCTGAATCGCGAGATTTCCCAGGCCCAGGTTCGTTTCGACAACACGGGAGGCTGGCGCACATCCTTTGACCTGAACCGGACGCTCATTCCCGGCAAGCTCGCGGCCCGAGTGAGCGGAGTCTATCAGCACGATGAAGACGTTCAAAAGCCCTCCAGCTTCAACACCCGCAGGATGAACGCCATGATCAGGATCCAGCCGTTCAAGAGCACCACGCTGCGCGCTTCGTTTCAATCCTACTTTGCCGACGGCGCGCGGGGGACCGCAGTGACGCCGCGCGATGGCGTCACCTACTGGCGCGAGATGGGCAGTCCGACCTGGGATCCGGTGACGCAGACGGCCACCGTCAACGGCGTTTCGACAACATACAGCGGCACCACCAATCCCCCCGGTCTTGCCAACCTCAATCGGGCTGGTCCAATCATGTTCGTCGACGATGGAGGGATCCAGCTGTGGCAGATCGGCCGCATGCCGGCGGCCACCGCGACCAACGGCGCCGGCAGCATCACGGGAGTCAATCGCATGCTCGAAAGTTTCGCCGAGCCCATTCGCGATGGCCGGCCGCTTTTTTCCATCCTCCGCGGTGTGTCGGACCCCTCCGTCTACGACTATGCCCATGTCAATCTGGCCAGCGCGAATTACCAGCGGGAGAGAACCGACACTTCGACCGTGGAATTTGAGCAGTTCATTCTTAATACGGGCCGCAACACACTGGCCTTCCAGTTCGCCTGGCAGCGCGAGGAATCCGACAGGCTCCGCAAGACCATCGTGAACACCACCAGTGGGGTGGGCCAGAGTTTCCTGCTGCGCGTCGATCCCAACAGCCGGTTGCTCGACGGCCGCCCCAACCCGTTCTTTCTAAAACCCTACTTCGGTGCTGTGGAACCGGTTTACAATGAGACGCCGTTCGAACAGGACAGCTACCGTGGCCAGCTGGCCTACGTGCTCGACTTGACAAGGGAGAAGTCGAAATGGCTCCGCTTCCTGGGCCGTCAGCAACTGCTCGGCTACTACGAGGAGCGCAAGAGCAAGAACCGCGTCTATAATTTCCGCGACGTGATGATTTCAGACAACCCGATCTACGCGCCGGCCGGTCAGACGAAGGGCAATGCCCTGACTGCAAACGGCTATGGCCCGTCGTCACAGGCCACCAGGCCATATTTTCACTACTACGTGGGCGACGCCAACGGCCAGAATGCGGACTATGGCCCCTCGCGAACGACCTATGGCATCTACGATTTCACCTGGTACAATCCACAGACGAAGCAGTGGGTGACCGATCAGGCCACCTTCGGCCAGTCTGCTGTTGCCGAGGGCAGTGCGGGAGAAAATGCCAATTCGACCGTCAACCTGATCCAGACCAAGGGTGCGATTCTGCAGAGCAGCTTTTTCGGCAACCGTCTGGTCACCACGTTCGGGCTCCGCTCAGACCAGAGTGGAAACAAGCGCCAGGACCGGGTTCAGCTCCTGCCCAACGGCTATGAATACGACTACGCGCGAATGTCCGGATGGCGTGGCGACTGGGCGATACGCAACGGCGACACGACCACGAAGGGTGGCGTGATCCGCCCGTTCCGCGACTGGGGCTTCATCGAAAACGCCCGCAGTGGCACGGGCTGGAAGGCCGGGGTGGCCTCGGTATTGCAGGGTTTGAGTTTCTTCTACAATCGTTCCGACAGTTTCCGCCCCGCGGCGCCTGCGATCAGCATCAAGCAGAACGAGCTGCCCAATCCCAGTTCGATCGGGCAGGATTACGGCATCACCGTCAGTTTCGGCGGCAAGTTTTCGCTTCGGGTCAACCACTACACCACGGATAACATCAACTCCCGCGCCGGACAAGGGGCTCTCATGGCCAACCGGCTGATGACAACCGATTTTCAGGGGTTTGCCGCCATTGCGGACACGTTCGCACTTCACCGCCAGGCGGTCAACTGGCTGACTCAACTCAACCCCTCCATGACCCTCGAGGCGGCCGAGGCTGAGGCCTACCGAATTCAGCAACTCTCCCCCGATGTGGAGGCGGCCTGGCGGAGCAACACCGTTGCGGATACAACCAACATCTTTGCCAAGGGGGAGGAGTATGAATTGAACTTCAATCCGTCGAGCTTCTGGACGCTGCGTGCAAACGTGACCCGGACCGTTTCAATCGATGGCGCGCAATCTCCGGACAATTTTGACTGGCTGAACCAGCGGATGCCGGTGTGGGAAACGATCGTCGATCCGCGATCCGGAAAGAAGTGGCTCGATACCAGCTATGCCGGGGAGTTTCCATCGACCGGCACGCGCACACCACGCGACTACATCCTCAGCAATATCCTCACCCAGCTCCGCATCGACGGGGCGACGGCGGGCACCGCCCGTCCGCAGATTCGCGAGTGGCGCTTCAACGTCGCCACGAGCTACAGGCTCGCGGGGCTGACCGACCACCGTGTGCTCAAGAACCTTACCGTTGGCGGCGGTGTGCGCTGGGAAAGCAAGGGAGCCATCGGCTATTACGGCATACCGATTGACGGCAATATCGAAGTGGCCGAGTCACTGGATCCGACACGCCCGATCTGGGACAAGGCGCACGCCTATTTCGACGCTTTCCTGACGTACCGGACGAAGCTCTTCAACGGCAAGGTCCCTGTCCGCTTTCAGCTCAATGTCCGCAATATCCAGGAGTCGAAAGTACGCCTGCAGGCCGTCGGCGCGTATCCCAATGGCGAGGCGCACACCTTCCGCATCGTGAATCCGCGCACGTTCGTGTTCACCACGACCTTCGATCTCTGA